One window from the genome of Lentibacillus daqui encodes:
- a CDS encoding DNA polymerase IV, translated as MSQWYPKNGRVIFHIDMNCFYASVEMAYNPKLKGKPLAIAGNPEERKGIVVTSSYEAREKGVKTTMTLWQARKLCPNLIVMRPNFDRYRTASTEMFKMLAAITPFVQPVSIDEGYMDITECEQLGDPITIAEKLQKQIKNELDLPCSIGIAPNKFLAKMASDMKKPMGITILRKRDLPQKLWPLPVGEMYGVGEKTARKLNAIDVITIGDLARHDVYQLKQVLGINGERLQNRANGVDPRPVDPDAVNEFKSIGSSQTLPEDTTDETEIRKLMHQLAENVERRMRRKQAAGSSVQIMIRYHDRKTITRSKKLQTYIETKEDILQAANELFQKHWNLEPIRLLGITVQDVDEKQNIAYQLDLFTYEQEAEKEKLNKAIDELTTKYGKNPFRKLTNLEKDEQPHTSFQKDFLDDYKR; from the coding sequence ATGTCTCAATGGTATCCGAAAAACGGACGGGTAATTTTCCATATTGATATGAATTGTTTTTATGCATCAGTTGAAATGGCTTATAATCCTAAGCTAAAAGGGAAACCGCTGGCAATTGCCGGAAATCCTGAGGAACGAAAAGGAATTGTGGTAACCAGCAGTTACGAGGCCAGGGAAAAAGGGGTTAAAACAACGATGACATTGTGGCAGGCACGCAAACTATGTCCCAATTTGATTGTCATGAGACCTAATTTTGATCGATATCGAACCGCTTCAACGGAAATGTTTAAAATGCTTGCTGCAATCACCCCGTTCGTACAACCGGTCTCCATTGACGAAGGTTATATGGATATTACGGAATGCGAACAGCTTGGCGATCCGATTACGATTGCCGAAAAATTGCAGAAACAAATCAAAAACGAGCTGGATTTACCTTGCAGCATTGGCATTGCGCCAAATAAATTTTTGGCAAAAATGGCCTCCGATATGAAAAAGCCAATGGGGATTACCATTCTTCGTAAGCGTGATCTTCCTCAGAAGTTATGGCCACTTCCAGTTGGTGAAATGTATGGCGTTGGGGAAAAAACAGCCCGTAAATTAAACGCGATTGATGTCATAACCATTGGTGATTTGGCCCGTCATGATGTATACCAGCTTAAACAGGTTTTGGGAATTAATGGAGAACGATTACAAAACCGGGCTAATGGCGTGGATCCAAGACCGGTTGATCCAGATGCTGTTAATGAGTTTAAAAGCATTGGCAGTTCACAAACATTACCTGAAGATACGACCGATGAAACAGAAATCCGTAAACTGATGCACCAGCTTGCTGAAAATGTGGAACGCAGGATGAGACGAAAACAGGCAGCAGGAAGCAGTGTTCAAATCATGATTCGCTATCATGACCGCAAAACAATTACCAGAAGCAAAAAACTGCAAACATATATTGAGACAAAAGAGGATATTCTTCAAGCTGCCAATGAATTATTTCAAAAACACTGGAATTTGGAGCCAATCCGTTTGCTTGGTATAACGGTTCAGGATGTGGATGAGAAACAAAATATCGCCTACCAACTGGATTTATTCACGTATGAGCAGGAAGCGGAAAAGGAAAAGCTCAATAAGGCAATTGATGAATTAACCACAAAATACGGCAAAAACCCATTTAGGAAGTTGACGAATCTTGAAAAGGATGAACAACCACATACAAGTTTTCAAAAGGATTTTCTGGATGATTACAAGAGATAA
- a CDS encoding M20 metallopeptidase family protein yields the protein MNIKEQNNILESIYSELDQNLEEIIGWRRYMHQHPELSFQEENTAKFIEEKLIGFGLKVRTNIGGNGLIGILEGNQPGKTIALRADFDALPIEDQKDVPYKSLNPGVMHACGHDGHTAALLGTAKTLSKYRRYINGTIIFIFQPAEELPPGGAKYMIEENVLDGVDYVFAAHLASDIPLGKIGVGAGYKAAAVDKFEITIEGTGGHGARPHQSNDPIVIGSDIVNALQKIVSRRVDPLKSAVVTLGVFQAGNAFNVIPETARLEGTVRTFDEKVRTQVSEQIYSIVNGIAAGFQATAKIDYLFGYPALYNHQTETETVKKLLSETFLESSVVDLETGMGAEDFSYFLLEKPGTYFRVGSRNDDESTHFPHHHPNFDIDERALLNIEKAFTKIVSYYLF from the coding sequence ATGAACATTAAGGAGCAAAACAATATTCTTGAATCGATTTATTCAGAGCTGGATCAGAATTTGGAGGAAATTATCGGTTGGAGAAGGTATATGCACCAACACCCGGAACTTTCATTTCAAGAAGAAAACACTGCTAAATTTATTGAAGAAAAACTGATCGGATTCGGACTGAAGGTAAGGACAAACATTGGTGGTAATGGACTCATCGGCATTTTGGAAGGAAATCAACCCGGAAAAACAATTGCATTGCGCGCAGATTTCGATGCCTTGCCGATTGAAGATCAAAAGGATGTACCATATAAATCATTAAACCCTGGTGTCATGCATGCATGCGGTCATGATGGTCATACCGCTGCTTTATTGGGAACAGCTAAAACCCTCAGCAAGTATCGCCGGTATATAAATGGTACGATCATCTTCATTTTCCAACCTGCTGAAGAGCTGCCTCCCGGGGGAGCAAAATATATGATAGAAGAAAATGTACTAGATGGCGTAGACTACGTATTCGCTGCACATCTTGCATCTGACATTCCATTGGGGAAAATTGGTGTAGGGGCAGGATATAAAGCAGCTGCAGTCGACAAATTTGAAATTACAATTGAAGGAACTGGAGGCCATGGAGCAAGGCCACATCAATCCAATGATCCGATTGTTATTGGCAGTGATATTGTCAATGCCTTGCAAAAAATCGTCAGCCGGAGAGTCGATCCATTAAAATCGGCGGTCGTCACGCTTGGTGTGTTTCAGGCGGGAAATGCATTTAACGTTATCCCTGAAACTGCACGATTGGAAGGAACGGTACGTACATTTGATGAAAAAGTAAGAACGCAAGTGAGCGAGCAGATTTATTCAATTGTAAACGGCATTGCAGCCGGTTTTCAGGCAACAGCGAAAATAGATTATTTATTTGGTTATCCAGCATTGTATAACCATCAAACAGAAACGGAAACAGTCAAAAAGCTATTAAGTGAAACTTTTTTAGAGAGTTCGGTTGTTGATCTTGAAACAGGCATGGGTGCTGAAGATTTCTCCTACTTTCTATTAGAAAAACCAGGTACATACTTCCGGGTTGGTTCACGAAATGATGATGAAAGCACACATTTCCCACATCATCACCCGAATTTTGATATCGATGAGCGGGCGTTGTTGAATATTGAAAAGGCATTTACGAAAATTGTTTCTTATTA